DNA sequence from the Haladaptatus sp. R4 genome:
CACCCGCTCGGCGGGTTCACCGGGTCCGGAATGTCGATTTTCCGCATCGGGAAGTCGCCCGTCACCGACATGTCCATGCCCAAATCCGGCGTCGCCCAGCGCAGCACCGAGGTGTACGGGTGGTTCGGACTGCCGATCAACTGTTCGGCCGGGCCGAGTTCCGCCAACCGCCCCAAATACATCACGCCCACCTTTCCACCGCCGTGCTCGGTGAAGTACCGCGCGTTCGATAGGTCGTGGCTGATGAACACGTACGAAGTGTCGAACACCTCCTGCAATTCGAGCATCAAGTCCATCATCTCAACCCGCAGCGAGACGTCCAGCGCGCTGATCGCTTCATCAGCCAAGATCACGTCCGGGTTCATCAACAGCGCCCGGCACAACACGACACGCTGTTTCTCCCCACCGGAAAGCTGGTGCGGGTAGCGCTCGGCGAAATCAGCCGCCGGGTTCATCCCCACCCGCTCCAACAGCG
Encoded proteins:
- a CDS encoding ATP-binding cassette domain-containing protein, with protein sequence MSKRSEEPLLSLENVEVHFEKESGPLDFDSEPQTVRAVDGVSLDIMENDVISLVGESGCGKTTLGKTAIGLQRPTAGSVKYRGHDIWDIRDGNSDSDLEWMDVRKSLQIIHQDPGSSLNPNRRIVAILSEPLRQVSPGLSTGERRERIYSLLERVGMNPAADFAERYPHQLSGGEKQRVVLCRALLMNPDVILADEAISALDVSLRVEMMDLMLELQEVFDTSYVFISHDLSNARYFTEHGGGKVGVMYLGRLAELGPAEQLIGSPNHPYTSVLRWATPDLGMDMSVTGDFPMRKIDIPDPVNPPSG